The Imtechella halotolerans DNA window TTTCCCTTTTTTATCAATGCTAATAAGGCAGATGATGGGATGGTAGCTTTTAGTACCATTTGAGTCTTTGATTCATCCTCTGAATGTTGAAGTGTTTTTGTGTAAGATACCGTTCCGATTACGTTGCCGTACTGATCAATAATTGCTGCTCCGCTAGATCCTGCAGCATAGTCAGCTGAAATAGCCATAATGTTTCGGTATTGATTTGCATTAATTTCACTGAATTTGTCCGTTACCATTCCAGAGGAAAAAGCATAGAAAAATCCCTTTGGATGGCTAACAATGTATGTTTTGTCTCCAATTTCAGCATCCTTGGAGGCAATTCGTAATGAAGGTAATATTGTCCCGGCTGGATCGATTTTTAGAATGGCCAAATCATTCGATTTATCGGCAGTCAATACTTCTTTTACTGGAAATAGGGTACCATCCTTAAGCATTACTACTAGTGCATCTCTTGAAGTTGTGTTATATTTTGTAACATATCCGTTTACAACATGGTAATTGGTTACTATAATGCCTTCTGAATCGATAATATAGCCAGAGGCTGGATAGGTATGTATACGATCACACAACACTCCCTTTTCATTCTTTTCTCCACATTTTCCTGCTGAAGAGACAATTACTGTGGCTGCTGAAACCTGCTCATATATCTTTGATGGGTTCAGCTTTTTTTTACGCATTGGTTGTAGGTTTATAGCTATCGGGTCGTAACCATTGGGTTTAAAAGTTGGGTCTATCGAATCTGCAGAAATAGTATTTCCTTCTTCAATTAGTTTACCTGCCTTGACAGCTAATTTTGTTTTGTATTGACGAATATTATTCTTGAAAAGTTGTTCTTGACCGCGGGTAGTGATCGAAAATAGTAGAAATACAAAGGATAGTTTTAATAAGTGTTTCATAATAGTAAGTAAAAATTCACCCAGCAATGGATTTGTTTATTGTGATGTATTTAATTTCGCCTGCGAAGTTACGTTATTCAAGAAGATTGATTTTACACGAAAAAGTTAATTGAATGGTAAATGAATTCATTTTGTAAGAAAATGAGTTATGTCGCGGAAGTTTTGTTCTAAAAACTTTAAAATCTTAGCGATCTTAATGCAGTTTATGCTAGTATAGAAAACTAAATAACTTTTGCAAACGCAATTTTTAAGGGGTATGTTAACCCTGTGTATTTCTTAGTAGCGAATTAAGGTAAGGGATTAAGGTAGAACCGGTTTGGGTTTTTATAAAGAATCTGGTTTTTACTTATGACTGCAGACGTAGGAGTTGAAACATTGAAAATACGATGATTTTGGTGGTTGTTATGATTACATGGGAATAGTTTTTCATATTTTTTGTTTTGTATGGATTCTTTTTTAGGAACCTTCAACTTTAGCTTGCCCTCCTTTTTATTAATATGTACTTTTGCACAAATCACACAACATATGAGTCAGGAAATAAGTAAACGTTACGCCCAGCGTGGTGTTTCCGCTGCAAAAGAGGATGTGCATAATGCCATTAAGAATGTAGATAAAGGCCTTTTTCCAAAGGCGTTTTGTAAAATTGTTCCCGATTATCTTACGGGTGATGATGATTATTGTCTAATTATGCATGCAGATGGTGCAGGGACAAAATCTTCTCTGGCCTATATGTATTGGAAGGAGACAGGTGATCTTTCCGTTTGGAAAGGGATAGCTCAAGACGCCCTTATAATGAATGTTGATGATCTTTTGTGTGTTGGAGCCGTAGATAATATATTATTGTCATCTACCATAGGTCGAAACAAAAATTTGATTCCTGGAGAGGTTATTTCAGCTATTATTAATGGGACTGAGGAGCTTATTTCAGAATTAAAGCAGTATGGGGTGACTATTCATTCCACTGGAGGAGAGACGGCTGATGTTGGAGATTTAGTGCGAACTATTATTGTTGACTCAACAGTGACAGCTCGCATAAAAAGAAGTGATGTTGTTGACAATTCGCGTATTCGCCCAGGTGATGTTATTGTTGGCCTAGCTTCTTATGGTCAGGCTACTTATGAAACCCAATATAATGGAGGTATGGGGAGTAACGGTCTTACCTCGG harbors:
- a CDS encoding AIR synthase related protein codes for the protein MSQEISKRYAQRGVSAAKEDVHNAIKNVDKGLFPKAFCKIVPDYLTGDDDYCLIMHADGAGTKSSLAYMYWKETGDLSVWKGIAQDALIMNVDDLLCVGAVDNILLSSTIGRNKNLIPGEVISAIINGTEELISELKQYGVTIHSTGGETADVGDLVRTIIVDSTVTARIKRSDVVDNSRIRPGDVIVGLASYGQATYETQYNGGMGSNGLTSARHDVFANYLASKYPESFDAAVPESLVYSGGVQLTDAVADSPLDAGKLVLSPTRTYAPIIKEILTKFSSEDIHGMVHCSGGAQTKVLHFVDNVHVIKDSLFEVPPLFRLIQEQSGTDWKEMYQVFNCGHRMELYVSPEIADAIIAISKTFNVDAQIVGRVEAADTKKLTIKSNYGTFEY
- a CDS encoding S1 family peptidase, which produces MKHLLKLSFVFLLFSITTRGQEQLFKNNIRQYKTKLAVKAGKLIEEGNTISADSIDPTFKPNGYDPIAINLQPMRKKKLNPSKIYEQVSAATVIVSSAGKCGEKNEKGVLCDRIHTYPASGYIIDSEGIIVTNYHVVNGYVTKYNTTSRDALVVMLKDGTLFPVKEVLTADKSNDLAILKIDPAGTILPSLRIASKDAEIGDKTYIVSHPKGFFYAFSSGMVTDKFSEINANQYRNIMAISADYAAGSSGAAIIDQYGNVIGTVSYTKTLQHSEDESKTQMVLKATIPSSALLALIKKGNKKSE